The following are from one region of the Nymphaea colorata isolate Beijing-Zhang1983 chromosome 7, ASM883128v2, whole genome shotgun sequence genome:
- the LOC116257839 gene encoding uncharacterized protein LOC116257839 isoform X3 gives MPSLQTALPPDLANNVIRLYRECLRRAKFVGHRQHNVELVVDMVRQQFKKNMHETDPEKIQKMKDDAARGLINHMLFESERLSGRKFSKS, from the exons atgcctTCCCTTCAAACGGCGCTCCCTCCTGACCTCGCCAACAATGTCATCAGA CTCTATCGGGAATGCCTCAGAAGGGCAAAATTCGTTGGTCATCGG CAACACAATGTAGAGCTCGTAGTAGATATGGTGAGGCAGcaatttaagaaaaatatgcacGAGACTGATCCGGAGAAGATCCAGAAGATGAAGGATGA TGCTGCCAGAGGCCTTATCAATCATATGCTTTTTGAATCAGAAAGGCTGTCAGGTCGAAAGTTTTCTAAATCTTga